One stretch of Castor canadensis chromosome 12, mCasCan1.hap1v2, whole genome shotgun sequence DNA includes these proteins:
- the Rev1 gene encoding DNA repair protein REV1 isoform X3, whose product MWENQDCAQTNGIDSVLSKAEIASCSYEARQVGIKNGMFFGHAKQLCPNLQAVPYDFHAYKEVARTMYETLASYTHNIEAVSCDEALVDITEILAETRLTPDEFANAIRMEIKDKTKCAASVGIGSNILLARMATRKAKPDGQYHLQPDEVDDFIRGQLVTNLPGVGRSMESKLTSLGIKTCGDLQYMTMAKLQKEFGPKTGQMLYRFCRGLDDRPVRAEKERKSISAEINYGIRFTQPKEAEAFLLSLSEEIQRRLEAAGMKGKRLTLKIMVRKPGAPVETAKFGGHGICDNIARTVTLDQATDSAKIIGKATLNMFHTMKLNISDMRGVGIQVNQLAPTNPNPSTCSSRPTVQSSHFPGGSHSVRDIFQAQKTKKPTEEEHKEVFLAAVDLEISSASRTCTFLPPFSTHLAASVGPDTNKGESSRKWNGLHSPVSVQSRLNLSIEVPSPSQIDQSVLEALPPDLREQVEQACAAHQGELRGDKKNQPVNGCNTGILPQPAGTVLLQIPGPQECNSDMGINVIALPAFSQVDPEVFAALPAELQKELKVAYDQRQRQGEATTHQQPASTSVPKNPLLQLKPVAVKDKKNKKKKPISPLKKIQSPLKNKLPNSPAKPLPGTYGSPQKLIDGFLKHEGPAAEKPMEELSASTSGVPGLSSLQPDPSSCVRPAAPNLAGAVEFNDVKTLLKEWITTISDPMEEDILQVVKYCTDLIEEKDLEKLDLVIKYMKRLMQQSVESVWNMAFDFILDNVQVVLQQTYGSTLKVT is encoded by the exons CTACACTCATAATATCGAAGCTGTCAGTTGTGATGAAGCATTGGTAGATATCACAGAAATCCTTGCAGAGACCAGACTTACTCCTGATGAATTTGCAAATGCTATTCGAATGGAAATCAAAGACAAGACTAAATGTGCTGCCTCTGTTGGAATTG gttCTAATATTCTTTTGGCTAGAATGGCAACTAGAAAAGCTAAACCAGATGGGCAGTACCACCTACAACCAGATGAAGTAGATGATTTTATCAGAGGTCAGCTAGTTACTAATCTACCAG GAGTTGGACGTTCAATGGAATCTAAGTTAACATCTTTGGGAATAAAAACTTGTGGAGACTTACAGTATATGACCATGGCAAAACTCCAAAAAGAATTTGGTCCCAAAACAGGTCAGATGCTTTATAGGTTTTGCCGTGGTTTGGATGATAGACCAGTTCgagcagaaaaggaaagaaaatctattTCAGCTGAGATCAACTATGGAATAAGGTTTACTCAG CCAAAAGAGGCAGAAGCTTTCCTTCTGAGTCtttcagaagaaattcaaagacgACTTGAAGCAGCTGGCATGAAGGGTAAACGTCTGACTCTAAAAATCATGGTGCGAAAACCAGGGGCCCCTGTAGAAACTGCAAAATTTGGAGGCCATGGAATTTGTGATAACATTGCTAG GACTGTAACTCTTGACCAGGCAACAGACAGTGCAAAAATAATTGGAAAAGCTACCCTAAATATGTTTCATACAATGAAACTAAATATATCAGATATGAGAGGG GTTGGGATTCAAGTCAATCAGTTGGCTCCTACTAATCCGAACCCTTCCACGTGTTCCAGTCGCCCAACAGTTCAGTCAAGCCACTTTCCTGGTGGGTCACACTCTGTCCGTGATATTTTCCAAGCTCAGAAAACTAAGAAACCCACAGAAGAGGAACATAAGGAAG TATTTCTGGCTGCTGTGGATCTAGAAATATCATCTGCCTCTAGAACATGCACTTTCTTGCCTCCCTTTTCTACACATCTGGCAGCTAGTGTTGGTCCTGATACTAACAAAGGCGAGTCTTCAAGGAAATGGAATGGTCTGCACTCTCCTGTCAGTGTACAATCAAGACTTAACCTGAGTATAGAGGTCCCGTCACCCTCCCAG ATTGATCAGTCTGTTTTAGAAGCACTTCCACCTGATCTCCGGGAACAAGTAGAACAAGCTTGTGCTGCTCATCAAGGAGAGCTGCGTGGTGACAAAAAGAACCAACCAGTAAATGGCTGTAATACAGGGATTTTGCCACAACCAGCTGGGACAGTTTTATTGCAAATACCAGGACCTCAAGAATGCAACAGTGACATGGGAATAAATGTTATAGCTCTTCCTGCATTTTCACAG GTAGACCCTGAGGTGTTTGCTGCCCTTCCTGCTGAGCTTCAAAAGGAGCTGAAAGTGGCATATGATCAAAGACAAAGACAGGGGGAAGCCACCACTCACCAGCAGCCAGCCAGTACATCTG TGCCAAAGAATCCTTTACTTCAGCTAAAGCCAGTAGCagtgaaagataagaaaaacaagaagaaaaaacccATCAGTCCCCTCAAAAAGATTCAGAGTCCTTTGAAAAACAAGTTGCCTAACAGTCCTGCAAAACCTCTGCCAGGGACCTATGGGAGTCCACAGAAGTTAATCGATGggtttttaaaacatgaaggaCCTGCTGCTGAGAAAcccatg GAAGAACTCTCTGCTTCCACTTCAGGTGTGCCAGGCCTTTCTAGTTTGCAGCCTGATCCCTCCAGCTGTGTTAGACCTGCAGCACCCAATTTAGCTGGAGCTGTTGAATTCAATGATGTGAAGACGTTGCTCAAAGAATGGATAACTACTATTTCAG ATCCAATGGAAGAAGACATCCTACAAGTTGTGAAATACTGTACTGATCTTATAGAGGAAAAAGATTTGGAAAAACTGGATCTAgttataaaatacatgaaaag ATTGATGCAGCAATCGGTGGAATCCGTTTGGAATATGGCATTTGACTTTATTCTTGACAATGTTCAGGTGGTTTTACAACAAACTTATGGAAGCACATTAAAAGTCACATAA
- the Rev1 gene encoding DNA repair protein REV1 isoform X4, translated as MFFGHAKQLCPNLQAVPYDFHAYKEVARTMYETLASYTHNIEAVSCDEALVDITEILAETRLTPDEFANAIRMEIKDKTKCAASVGIGSNILLARMATRKAKPDGQYHLQPDEVDDFIRGQLVTNLPGVGRSMESKLTSLGIKTCGDLQYMTMAKLQKEFGPKTGQMLYRFCRGLDDRPVRAEKERKSISAEINYGIRFTQPKEAEAFLLSLSEEIQRRLEAAGMKGKRLTLKIMVRKPGAPVETAKFGGHGICDNIARTVTLDQATDSAKIIGKATLNMFHTMKLNISDMRGVGIQVNQLAPTNPNPSTCSSRPTVQSSHFPGGSHSVRDIFQAQKTKKPTEEEHKEVFLAAVDLEISSASRTCTFLPPFSTHLAASVGPDTNKGESSRKWNGLHSPVSVQSRLNLSIEVPSPSQIDQSVLEALPPDLREQVEQACAAHQGELRGDKKNQPVNGCNTGILPQPAGTVLLQIPGPQECNSDMGINVIALPAFSQVDPEVFAALPAELQKELKVAYDQRQRQGEATTHQQPASTSVPKNPLLQLKPVAVKDKKNKKKKPISPLKKIQSPLKNKLPNSPAKPLPGTYGSPQKLIDGFLKHEGPAAEKPMEELSASTSGVPGLSSLQPDPSSCVRPAAPNLAGAVEFNDVKTLLKEWITTISDPMEEDILQVVKYCTDLIEEKDLEKLDLVIKYMKRLMQQSVESVWNMAFDFILDNVQVVLQQTYGSTLKVT; from the exons CTACACTCATAATATCGAAGCTGTCAGTTGTGATGAAGCATTGGTAGATATCACAGAAATCCTTGCAGAGACCAGACTTACTCCTGATGAATTTGCAAATGCTATTCGAATGGAAATCAAAGACAAGACTAAATGTGCTGCCTCTGTTGGAATTG gttCTAATATTCTTTTGGCTAGAATGGCAACTAGAAAAGCTAAACCAGATGGGCAGTACCACCTACAACCAGATGAAGTAGATGATTTTATCAGAGGTCAGCTAGTTACTAATCTACCAG GAGTTGGACGTTCAATGGAATCTAAGTTAACATCTTTGGGAATAAAAACTTGTGGAGACTTACAGTATATGACCATGGCAAAACTCCAAAAAGAATTTGGTCCCAAAACAGGTCAGATGCTTTATAGGTTTTGCCGTGGTTTGGATGATAGACCAGTTCgagcagaaaaggaaagaaaatctattTCAGCTGAGATCAACTATGGAATAAGGTTTACTCAG CCAAAAGAGGCAGAAGCTTTCCTTCTGAGTCtttcagaagaaattcaaagacgACTTGAAGCAGCTGGCATGAAGGGTAAACGTCTGACTCTAAAAATCATGGTGCGAAAACCAGGGGCCCCTGTAGAAACTGCAAAATTTGGAGGCCATGGAATTTGTGATAACATTGCTAG GACTGTAACTCTTGACCAGGCAACAGACAGTGCAAAAATAATTGGAAAAGCTACCCTAAATATGTTTCATACAATGAAACTAAATATATCAGATATGAGAGGG GTTGGGATTCAAGTCAATCAGTTGGCTCCTACTAATCCGAACCCTTCCACGTGTTCCAGTCGCCCAACAGTTCAGTCAAGCCACTTTCCTGGTGGGTCACACTCTGTCCGTGATATTTTCCAAGCTCAGAAAACTAAGAAACCCACAGAAGAGGAACATAAGGAAG TATTTCTGGCTGCTGTGGATCTAGAAATATCATCTGCCTCTAGAACATGCACTTTCTTGCCTCCCTTTTCTACACATCTGGCAGCTAGTGTTGGTCCTGATACTAACAAAGGCGAGTCTTCAAGGAAATGGAATGGTCTGCACTCTCCTGTCAGTGTACAATCAAGACTTAACCTGAGTATAGAGGTCCCGTCACCCTCCCAG ATTGATCAGTCTGTTTTAGAAGCACTTCCACCTGATCTCCGGGAACAAGTAGAACAAGCTTGTGCTGCTCATCAAGGAGAGCTGCGTGGTGACAAAAAGAACCAACCAGTAAATGGCTGTAATACAGGGATTTTGCCACAACCAGCTGGGACAGTTTTATTGCAAATACCAGGACCTCAAGAATGCAACAGTGACATGGGAATAAATGTTATAGCTCTTCCTGCATTTTCACAG GTAGACCCTGAGGTGTTTGCTGCCCTTCCTGCTGAGCTTCAAAAGGAGCTGAAAGTGGCATATGATCAAAGACAAAGACAGGGGGAAGCCACCACTCACCAGCAGCCAGCCAGTACATCTG TGCCAAAGAATCCTTTACTTCAGCTAAAGCCAGTAGCagtgaaagataagaaaaacaagaagaaaaaacccATCAGTCCCCTCAAAAAGATTCAGAGTCCTTTGAAAAACAAGTTGCCTAACAGTCCTGCAAAACCTCTGCCAGGGACCTATGGGAGTCCACAGAAGTTAATCGATGggtttttaaaacatgaaggaCCTGCTGCTGAGAAAcccatg GAAGAACTCTCTGCTTCCACTTCAGGTGTGCCAGGCCTTTCTAGTTTGCAGCCTGATCCCTCCAGCTGTGTTAGACCTGCAGCACCCAATTTAGCTGGAGCTGTTGAATTCAATGATGTGAAGACGTTGCTCAAAGAATGGATAACTACTATTTCAG ATCCAATGGAAGAAGACATCCTACAAGTTGTGAAATACTGTACTGATCTTATAGAGGAAAAAGATTTGGAAAAACTGGATCTAgttataaaatacatgaaaag ATTGATGCAGCAATCGGTGGAATCCGTTTGGAATATGGCATTTGACTTTATTCTTGACAATGTTCAGGTGGTTTTACAACAAACTTATGGAAGCACATTAAAAGTCACATAA